A stretch of the Uranotaenia lowii strain MFRU-FL chromosome 3, ASM2978415v1, whole genome shotgun sequence genome encodes the following:
- the LOC129755759 gene encoding translation initiation factor eIF-2B subunit delta gives MEAIGTQPKKQKRRARRSKPKESKSQELIVQQPQPISLLPGGQIAIPTQNEVNVQIKPTNNELNQVNNLVRQSSKRNRKKKNPKKLETTGGPHIEPISLEQIFPDSESYKFENLSINRKKESSQQKIPQNKVTFNLALKNCSVENIDVVDIFPVLEQKQESPTLNFSEVENIELDELFPSKEIFTFEHYSNIRKSEKHSPKEVPKLQTAVKILTGIENISIEDLFPCTQKTLKPAVMNPQKPEKSREEVKAEREAKKATKQAAKSKPKESAGSQNPNVVKKSDTDSSLAEKMVKLSISEQTPNQPSSAAQKQTQPNAANQLSKAERKALFEAQNPSLAGGGEPKGTKPATSKAERRALQEAQRAAKEAAKVTAKPAAPAVSASAESKDKPKPVAVAKSLKKEASPALKKSSKSDSAQQKPQAHMVKLFNHLYTKKFAASEIVNSPQLHPVIARLGLQYAEGVMAGSKARCLAFLSALGQVIKDYETPPEKEFSRGFEEALNPNIAFLQNCRPFSVSMTNALKYIKMYARQLNVKDSESNQKEFLLEAIDTYVRDQIEKAEEAISISVQDKIYDGDVILTYGCSSLIKHILEEACRRKKNYRVVIVDSRPRNNEHEMMRQLVARGIDCTCVLINAISYVMPEVTKVLLSAHALLANGCVMSRVGTAQIALVAKSYNVPVLVCCETHKFSERVQTDAFVYNEIGNPNDLILNSGTRENRLHNPLSDWESIPSLTPLNLHYDVTPPELVTAVVTEVAILPCTSVPVILRIKPSEVGY, from the exons ATGGAAGCAATTGGAACTCAACCCAAGAAACAG AAACGCCGTGCTAGGAGGAGCAAACCGAAAGAATCGAAATCGCAGGAGCTTATCGTCCAACAACCGCAACCAATATCGCTTCTACCGGGAGGACAGATAGCTATACCGACTCAGAACGAAGTAAATGTTCAAATTAAACCAACTAACAACGAGCTAAACCAAGTGAATAATCTGGTTCGGCAGTCAAGCAAACGGAATCGAAagaagaaaaatccaaaaaagctCGAAACTACCGGAGGTCCTCATATAGAACCGATTTCTTTGGAGCAGATTTTTCCAGATAGTGaaagttataaatttgaaaatctgagCATAAATCGAAAAAAGGAAAGCTCTCAACAGAAAATTCCTCAAAACAAAGTAACATTTaatttagctttgaaaaattgttcagtCGAGAATATCGACGTAGTTGATATATTCCCAGTTCTTGAACAGAAACAGGAAAGTCCAACACTTAACTTTTCTGAAGTTGAAAATATAGAATTGGACGAACTGTTTCCTTCTAAGGAAATATTTACCTTTGAACATTATTCCAATATTAGAAAATCGGAAAAGCATTCGCCAAAAGAGGTTCCCAAACTACAAACTGCAGTTAAAATTCTAACAGGAATAGAAAATATTTCCATAGAGGACCTTTTCCCCTGCACACAGAAAACTCTAAAGCCAGCTGTAATGAATCCCCAAAAACCGGAAAAGTCTCGAGAGGAAGTGAAAGCAGAAAGAGAAGCAAAAAAAGCCACCAAGCAAGCCGCAAAGTCCAAACCCAAGGAGTCGGCAGGTTCCCAGAACCCGAACGTCGTTAAGAAATCGGACACCGATTCAAGTTTGGCAGAAAAGATGGTAAAATTGAGCATATCCGAGCAGACGCCAAACCAACCGTCGTCAGCGGCCCAGAAACAGACTCAACCAAATGCAGCTAATCAACTCAGCAAGGCCGAACGTAAAGCTCTCTTCGAAGCGCAGAACCCATCGTTGGCGGGTGGCGGCGAGCCAAAAGGAACCAAGCCAGCCACTTCTAAGGCAGAAAGACGCGCCCTACAGGAGGCACAGCGAGCAGCCAAGGAGGCTGCAAAGGTGACCGCAAAACCGGCTGCCCCAGCGGTTTCCGCTTCAGCCGAATCTAAAGATAAACCGAAACCGGTGGCTGTAGCAAAGTCTTTAAAGAAGGAAGCTTCTCCAGCG CTCAAAAAGTCCTCCAAGTCGGATTCCGCTCAACAGAAACCTCAAGCGCACATGGTCAAACTGTTCAACCATTTGTACACCAAGAAGTTCGCCGCCTCGGAAATTGTCAACTCCCCGCAGTTACACCCGGTTATAGCGCGGCTGGGTCTGCAGTATGCCGAGGGCGTGATGGCCGGTTCCAAGGCTCGCTGTTTAGCCTTCCTCAGCGCTCTTGGCCAGGTCATCAAAGACTACGAAACGCCTCCCGAGAAGGAATTCTCCCGCGGTTTCGAGGAAGCCCTCAATCCCAACATAGCCTTCCTGCAAAATTGTCGCCCATTTTCGGTTTCCATGACCAATGCTCTGAAGTACATCAAAATGTACGCCCGGCAGCTGAATGTTAAGGACTCGGAGTCAAAT CAAAAGGAATTCTTACTGGAAGCTATCGATACCTACGTTCGGGATCAGATCGAAAAGGCAGAAGAAGCCATCAGCATCTCGGTGCAGGACAAAATCTACGACGGGGATGTCATTCTGACGTACGGCTGCTCGTCGCTTATTAAACACATTCTGGAAGAAGCTTGCCGCCGTAAGAAAAACTATCGGGTCGTCATTGTGGATTCGAGACCGCGCAATAATGAGCACGAAATGATGCGGCAGCTGGTGGCCCGTGGTATCGATTGTACCTGCGTCCTGATCAATGCCATCAGCTACGTGATGCCGGAGGTGACCAAGGTGCTGCTGAGTGCCCACGCTTTGCTGGCCAACGGTTGCGTGATGTCCCGCGTTGGAACCGCTCAAATTGCACTGGTTGCCAAATCTTACAACGTGCCGGTTCTGGTTTGCTGCGAAACGCACAAATTCAGCGAGCGTGTTCAGACGGATGCCTTCGTCTACAATGAAATTG GTAACCCAAACGATTTGATTCTCAATTCGGGAACGCGTGAAAATCGATTGCACAATCCCCTCTCCGATTGGGAATCCATTCCCAGCTTGACCCCGTTAAACCTGCATTACGATGTGACCCCGCCGGAACTGGTGACGGCTGTTGTAACCGAGGTAGCTATCCTACCGTGCACCAGTGTGCCGGTCATTTTGCGCATCAAACCTTCTGAAGTGGGATACTGA
- the LOC129755758 gene encoding NFX1-type zinc finger-containing protein 1-like: MNPAAESTSDDDDWFTKDIDDFVVEIRPNAPEKVADEKAEPDVAEGYSQLNINLTKLYPDSDGNYFVPTHQDTAYATTSKTRFNLPKYRAEYIQKIPISKLTTLADNKADSVFLDIHIQKREFIRRITQHSLSDDLLLVIMKIMNRIGTLPMDEHNGELFSVLADHEAFWNHLVEFFKKNTKKGNKNPILQGVSTISVFTELVHTLALLRRYVGLENFLEPLEKVGLNTNDLRLVDEAAATGLDKFTIYPTLEELKKTEIDLEPNIVNGAFSSVEHYLKIQLTLLKEDFMIPLRNGIEAFKAGDEESFNNDASLDGIRIHKCVKLLLPSNVNRHSAKNELIIVDLDPEQRVLGKSDVYRKMALHKSKRLMTGSMICLTSSIALEDLIVAVINRRDDKQLSNGYVYIDIINIENIQNFFNRELIMIESEVFFEPYHQVFNVLKNLNKDTFPMQTYIVECSNEHRLPDYISREKKLIFSHRGQEYNVRAPSEWPATGENIGLNNSQYAALKLALTHKFALIQGPPGTGKTHTGLEIMSALLANTDHQMLVICQTNNALDQLLCGLLKYTKSLVRMGKQSKNALLDAYNLNESIDGVDWRLRKLHYNTKQEYLKVMEEFEEIQLFDDNESIVQKLNQLQKISCRMDEVNHIIKYEKVKSFRVIGMTTTFAARNHKMLQILQAPIVLIEEAAEILEPHIVASLTSATQHCILIGDHQQLRPTVAVYELSKKYKMDISLFERLIRNQANAVCLTEQYRMRPEIADLIRPVIYSNLQDNEGNKNRSKIKGMRQNLFFFNHTVPEDGDSASDKKSKKNSFEWKFLMALCEYIVNQGYGPADIVVLTMYNEQMKQLKTKFKKLEKLRNIRITVADNYQGEEAKIVLLSLVRSNQSHSIGFLANDNRICIALSRARDGLYIVGNMNLLAQASKTWKAIRARLEMHSAIGEVLELMCEEHGSLAPISKPEDFKGVIIGGCTCGAGLDNRPTRKKKAGLDT; this comes from the exons atgaaTCCCGCCGCCGAATCGACGAGTGATGACGACGATTGGTTTACCAAGGATATTGACGATTTTGTGGTTGAAATTCGGCCAAATGCGCCGGAGAAAGTAGCCGATGAAAAGGCGGAACCGGATGTGGCGGAAGGTTACTCGCAGCTGAACATCAACCTCACGAAGCTTTACCCTG ACTCTGATGGCAACTACTTCGTTCCAACTCACCAAGATACGGCTTATGCAACCACATCTAAAACACGTTTCAATCTACCGAAGTATCGAGCAGAGTACATACAAAAAATTCCCATTTCGAAGCTGACGACGCTGGCAGATAACAAGGCTGATTCGGTGTTCCTGGACATCCACATCCAAAAACGAGAGTTCATCAGAAGAATCACCCAGCATTCGCTTAGCGATGATCTGTTGCTAGTTATCATGAAGATAATGAATCGAATTGGGACACTCCCGATGGACGAGCACAATGGGGAGTTGTTTTCGGTGCTGGCCGATCATGAAGCTTTCTGGAACCAtttggtagaatttttcaaaaaaaatacgaaaaaaggaaacaaaaacccTATCCTACAGGGCGTCAGCACTATCAGTGTGTTTACCGAATTGGTGCATACTTTGGCTCTGTTGAGACGCTATGTGGGACTGGAAAATTTTTTGGAGCCCTTAGAGAAGGTTGGGTTGAACACTAACGATCTGCGACTTGTTGATGAGGCAGCTGCGACTGGCCTGGATAAATTCACT ATTTATCCAACACTAGAAGAATTGAAAAAGACCGAAATCGATCTCGAACCCAACATTGTAAATGGAGCGTTTTCCAGTGTTGAGCATTACTTGAAAATTCAACTTACCCTATTGAAGGAAGATTTCATGATACCCCTCAGGAATGGTATCGAAGCCTTCAAAGCTGGGGACGaagaatccttcaacaatgatGCAAGCCTAGATGGCATCCGCATACACAAATGTGTCAAACTATTACTACCCTCGAATGTGAACCGTCACTCTGCCAAGAATGAGCTGATCATTGTTGATCTGGATCCAGAACAACGTGTTCTTGGAAAATCTGATGTATATAGAAAGATGGCGCTTCACAAATCAAAGCGCTTAATGACTGGGTCGATGATTTGCCTGACATCTAGTATCGCTCTGGAGGATTTGATTGTGGCTGTAATCAACCGTCGGGATGATAAGCAGCTGTCCAATGGTTACGTTTATATCGATATTATCAATATTGAAAACATCCAGAACTTTTTCAATCGAGAATTAATAATGATCGAAAGCGAAGTTTTCTTCGAACCATACCACCAGGTGTTTAATGTGTTGAAGAATCTAAATAAAGACACTTTCCCTATGCAAACGTACATCGTGGAATGCTCCAACGAACACCGGCTTCCGGATTACATATCTCGAGAGAAAAAACTCATATTTTCACACCGAGGTCAAGAGTACAATGTGAGAGCACCGAGTGAATGGCCAGCAACTGGTGAAAATATTGGTTTGAATAATTCCCAGTACGCGGCACTTAAGCTGGCACTGACTCACAAATTTGCACTCATACAGGGCCCTCCAGGAACAGGAAAGACGCATACTGGCCTCGAAATCATGTCCGCCTTATTGGCCAACACCGATCATCAAATGCTTGTGATATGTCAAACCAACAATGCACTTGATCAACTGCTCTGCGGTTTACTGAAATATACAAAAAGTTTAGTGCGAATgggaaagcaatcgaaaaacgCCCTTTTGGACGCTTACAACCTGAACGAATCAATCGATGGCGTTGATTGGCGGTTGAGGAAACTCCACTACAATACTAAACAAGAATATCTGAAGGTGATGGAAGAGTTCGAGGAAATCCAGCTATTTGATGATAATGAGAGCATTGTGCAAAAGTTG AACCAGCTGCAAAAAATATCCTGTCGTATGGACGAGGTGAACCACATAATCAAATATGAAAAGGTTAAAAGCTTCCGCGTTATTGGCATGACGACAACATTCGCAGCACGTAACCACAAGATGCTGCAAATTTTACAGGCCCCGATCGTACTGATCGAGGAAGCAGCAGAAATCTTGGAACCTCACATAGTTGCCTCTTTAACGTCAGCTACCCAGCACTGCATCTTGATCGGGGATCATCAGCAGCTTCGACCAACGGTCGCTGTGTACGAACTTTCCAAGAAGTATAAGATGGACATCAGTCTGTTCGAGCGGTTGATCCGGAACCAGGCAAATGCTGTCTGCCTTACCGAGCAGTACCGGATGCGGCCGGAGATAGCCGACCTTATTCGACCGGTTATCTATTCTAATTTACAGGATAACGAAGGGAATAAAAATCGTTCTAAGATCAAAGGCATGCGGCAAAATTTATTCTTCTTCAATCATACGGTACCGGAAGACGGAGATTCAGCTAGCGATAAGAAATCCAAGAAAAATAGCTTCGAGTGGAAATTCCTGATGGCACTTTGCGAGTATATAGTAAATCAGGGCTACGGACCTGCAGATATAGTTGTTCTAACCATGTATAACGAACAAATGAAGCAGCTAAAAACT AAATTCAAAAAGCTCGAAAAATTGCGAAACATTCGAATAACAGTTGCCGACAATTACCAAGGCGAGGAAGCCAAGATAGTACTTCTGTCGTTGGTCCGCAGCAACCAATCTCACAGCATCGGATTTCTCGCCAACGATAATCGAATATGCATAGCCCTTTCGCGGGCCCGAGATGGACTTTATATCGTGGGCAACATGAACTTGCTAGCCCAAGCCAGTAAAACGTGGAAAGCAATCCGTGCTCGGTTGGAAATGCATTCGGCCATCGGTGAGGTGCTGGAGCTTATGTGCGAGGAACATGGAAGCTTAGCGCCGATCAGCAAACCAGAAGATTTTAAAGGTGTTATTATCGGTGGATGCACGTGTGGAGCAGGGCTTGACAATAggcctacaaggaaaaaaaaagcagGACTTGATACgtaa